One Comamonas endophytica DNA window includes the following coding sequences:
- a CDS encoding cysteine dioxygenase, giving the protein MSTETTTPAPRLQRFVQQLTQVVERSADEAALLADARPLLQSLVAHDDWLPDALAQPHPLHYQQFLLHADPAGRFSVVSFVWGPGQGTPIHDHTVWGLIGMLRGAEEGQHFARDARGRWQPEGPARRLLPGEVEAVSPTIGDVHRVRNALPDQVSISIHVYGADIGKVQRHVFTEDGAAKPFVSGYANAARQESSTLEKAP; this is encoded by the coding sequence ATGTCCACTGAAACCACCACGCCCGCGCCGCGCCTGCAGCGCTTCGTTCAGCAGCTCACCCAGGTGGTGGAGCGCAGCGCCGATGAAGCAGCGCTGCTGGCCGATGCCCGGCCGCTGCTGCAGTCGCTGGTCGCCCATGACGACTGGCTGCCCGACGCCTTGGCCCAGCCCCACCCCCTGCACTACCAGCAGTTCCTGCTGCATGCCGACCCGGCCGGGCGCTTTTCCGTGGTCAGCTTCGTCTGGGGCCCGGGCCAGGGCACGCCGATCCACGACCACACCGTCTGGGGCCTGATCGGCATGCTGCGCGGCGCCGAGGAAGGCCAGCATTTCGCGCGCGACGCCCGCGGCCGCTGGCAGCCCGAGGGCCCGGCGCGGCGCCTGCTGCCGGGCGAGGTCGAAGCCGTGTCGCCCACCATTGGCGACGTGCACCGCGTGCGCAACGCCCTGCCTGACCAGGTCTCGATCAGCATCCATGTCTACGGCGCCGACATCGGCAAGGTGCAGCGCCATGTGTTCACCGAGGACGGTGCCGCCAAGCCCTTCGTGTCCGGCTATGCGAATGCCGCCCGCCAAGAATCCTCCACCCTTGAAAAGGCCCCATGA
- a CDS encoding rhodanese homology domain-containing protein, translating into MSNSTPQLTPEDIRQALMAGEEIALLDVREEAPFAEGHPLWAANLPAGRIEIDAWQRLPRRDTRIAVYDNGEGLAEVAAQRLQALGYTQVHVLAGGLAGWENAGYELFIDVNVPSKAFGEWLEAERHTPSLAAEEVKELLDRKADVVVLDARRFDEYQTMSIPGGVSVPGAELVLRAATLAPDPSTHIVVNCAGRTRSLIGAQSLVNAGLPNRITALRNGTIGWLLAGQQLEHGADRRAPEVQEEQRAQAAERARAVADRAGVRRASRDQLQQFTDELTRTTYFFDVRSAEEFAAGHLAGFRNYPGGQLVQETDHAAPVRGARIVLADDDGVRASMTASWLAQMGWEAWVLDGVGADDWNETGQPASVHPEPAGAVQDITAQTLAGWLEGGDGKPATALLDFTGSANYVKRHIPGAWFALRSQLAQAVENIPKAERYVVTCGTSLLARFAAKELADITGAPVYALAGGTQAWIAEGLPLEEGETRLASPRIDRYRRPYEGTEAPHSAMQAYLDWEFGLVDQLKRDGTHHFQTV; encoded by the coding sequence ATGAGCAATTCCACACCCCAACTGACCCCCGAAGACATCCGCCAGGCCCTGATGGCGGGCGAGGAGATCGCGCTGCTGGACGTGCGCGAGGAGGCGCCCTTTGCCGAGGGCCATCCGCTGTGGGCTGCCAACCTGCCCGCAGGGCGCATCGAGATCGATGCCTGGCAGCGCCTGCCGCGGCGCGATACGCGCATCGCGGTGTATGACAACGGCGAAGGCCTGGCCGAGGTGGCCGCGCAGCGGCTGCAGGCGCTGGGCTACACGCAGGTGCACGTGCTCGCGGGCGGCCTTGCCGGCTGGGAGAACGCGGGCTATGAACTGTTCATCGACGTGAACGTGCCGAGCAAGGCCTTTGGCGAATGGCTCGAGGCGGAACGCCACACGCCATCGCTGGCGGCCGAGGAAGTCAAGGAACTGCTCGACAGGAAAGCCGATGTCGTGGTGCTCGATGCACGCCGCTTCGATGAATACCAGACGATGAGCATTCCCGGCGGCGTGAGCGTGCCCGGCGCCGAGCTGGTGCTGCGCGCCGCCACGCTCGCGCCCGACCCGTCCACGCATATCGTCGTCAACTGCGCGGGCCGCACGCGCAGCCTGATCGGCGCGCAGTCGCTGGTCAACGCCGGGCTGCCCAACCGCATCACCGCGCTGCGCAACGGCACCATCGGCTGGCTGCTGGCCGGCCAGCAGCTCGAGCATGGCGCCGACCGCCGCGCGCCCGAGGTCCAGGAAGAACAGCGCGCCCAGGCGGCAGAGCGCGCCCGCGCCGTCGCCGACCGCGCCGGCGTGCGCCGCGCGAGCCGCGACCAGCTGCAGCAATTCACCGACGAGCTCACCCGCACCACCTATTTCTTCGACGTGCGCAGCGCCGAGGAATTCGCGGCCGGGCATCTCGCGGGCTTTCGCAACTACCCCGGCGGCCAGCTGGTGCAGGAAACCGACCACGCAGCGCCGGTGCGCGGCGCGCGCATCGTGCTGGCGGACGACGACGGCGTGCGCGCCAGCATGACCGCCTCGTGGCTGGCGCAGATGGGCTGGGAGGCGTGGGTGCTCGATGGCGTCGGCGCGGACGACTGGAACGAAACCGGCCAGCCCGCCAGCGTCCACCCCGAACCCGCGGGCGCGGTGCAGGACATCACGGCGCAGACGCTGGCGGGTTGGCTCGAAGGCGGCGACGGCAAGCCCGCCACCGCCTTGCTGGACTTCACCGGCAGCGCCAACTACGTGAAGCGCCACATCCCTGGAGCCTGGTTCGCGCTGCGCTCGCAGCTGGCGCAGGCCGTGGAGAACATCCCCAAGGCCGAGCGCTATGTCGTGACCTGCGGCACCAGCCTGCTGGCGCGCTTCGCGGCAAAGGAGCTGGCCGATATCACCGGCGCCCCGGTCTATGCGCTGGCCGGCGGCACCCAGGCCTGGATTGCCGAAGGCCTGCCGCTGGAAGAAGGCGAGACCCGCCTCGCATCGCCGCGCATCGACCGCTACCGCCGCCCCTATGAAGGCACCGAGGCGCCGCACAGCGCGATGCAGGCGTATCTGGATTGGGAGTTCGGGCTGGTGGATCAGCTGAAGCGGGATGGGACGCATCATTTCCAGACGGTTTGA
- the ssuE gene encoding NADPH-dependent FMN reductase translates to MSVLLIAGSPSPTSRSAALLECVGQRLARHHADVRRLQIRELNARAMLQADFADPSIARAARQVAEAQVVIVATPIYKAAYSGVLKLFLDLLPQTGLKGKTVLPLATGGSPHHMLALDYALRPVLQALGARQVLAGIYATDAQVCVLPEGASTLAPELALRVDEAVRVLAGEVLRVGTPVVTGQAVSARRPANDLGVESAEVSIAKL, encoded by the coding sequence ATGTCCGTCTTGTTGATTGCCGGCAGCCCCTCGCCGACCTCCCGCTCCGCGGCCCTGCTGGAATGCGTGGGCCAGCGCCTGGCCAGGCACCATGCCGACGTGCGACGGTTGCAGATCCGCGAGCTGAACGCGCGGGCGATGCTGCAGGCCGATTTCGCCGACCCCTCGATCGCGCGCGCCGCACGCCAGGTGGCCGAGGCCCAGGTGGTCATCGTTGCCACGCCGATCTACAAGGCGGCCTACAGCGGCGTGCTCAAGCTGTTTCTCGACCTGCTGCCGCAGACCGGCCTCAAGGGCAAGACGGTGCTGCCGCTGGCCACCGGCGGCAGCCCGCACCACATGCTGGCGCTGGATTACGCACTGCGCCCGGTGCTGCAGGCGCTGGGCGCCAGGCAGGTGCTCGCGGGCATCTACGCCACCGACGCGCAGGTCTGCGTGCTGCCCGAGGGCGCGAGCACCCTGGCGCCGGAGCTGGCGCTGCGCGTCGATGAAGCGGTTCGGGTGCTGGCGGGGGAGGTGTTGCGGGTGGGAACTCCCGTGGTGACGGGGCAGGCGGTGAGCGCCAGGCGGCCGGCGAACGATCTGGGGGTGGAGTCTGCCGAGGTGTCGATCGCCAAGCTTTGA